One Bifidobacteriaceae bacterium DNA segment encodes these proteins:
- the amrB gene encoding AmmeMemoRadiSam system protein B: MAAVRLPAVAGLFYPDRPDELSAQVDTLLAEARREPSAVDARVPVKALIAPHAGYVYSGPTAAIGYAALGGGYERVVLLGPCHHVGTPYLALPGADWFRTPLGDVPVWREGVAAIEALPNVIVSPEVHAREHSLEVHLPFIQTVLGRQTPVLPLAVGWAAPTSVAAVLDAVWGGPETLIVVSSDLSHYLPYDTARQVDQDTLTQVMALSSELSGDQACGVYPVNGLGRAARGRRLRPQLLDYRNSGDTAGDHGRVVGYAAVAYQAQVPDAV; this comes from the coding sequence ATGGCCGCTGTGCGCCTTCCGGCCGTCGCCGGATTGTTCTACCCGGATCGCCCTGACGAGTTGTCCGCCCAGGTTGACACGCTTCTGGCGGAGGCTCGCCGCGAGCCGTCGGCGGTGGACGCGCGGGTCCCGGTGAAGGCGTTGATAGCGCCCCACGCCGGCTACGTCTATTCCGGTCCCACCGCCGCGATTGGGTATGCCGCGCTCGGCGGCGGTTACGAGCGCGTTGTGCTCCTGGGCCCGTGCCACCACGTGGGCACGCCCTATCTGGCGTTGCCCGGCGCTGACTGGTTCCGCACGCCGTTGGGCGACGTGCCCGTTTGGCGAGAGGGCGTGGCCGCGATCGAGGCCCTGCCGAACGTGATCGTCAGCCCCGAGGTTCACGCCCGCGAGCACTCCTTGGAAGTCCACCTGCCGTTCATCCAAACCGTCTTGGGGCGCCAGACGCCGGTGTTGCCCCTGGCCGTCGGCTGGGCTGCGCCGACCAGCGTCGCCGCCGTTTTGGACGCGGTCTGGGGAGGCCCGGAGACGCTCATCGTGGTCAGCTCCGACCTTAGCCACTACCTGCCCTACGACACCGCCCGCCAGGTCGACCAGGACACGTTAACGCAGGTCATGGCATTGTCCTCGGAGCTGTCCGGCGACCAGGCGTGCGGCGTCTACCCGGTCAACGGTTTGGGCCGGGCCGCGCGGGGCCGCCGGTTGCGCCCGCAGTTGCTGGACTATCGCAACTCGGGCGACACCGCCGGAGATCACGGCCGC
- a CDS encoding winged helix-turn-helix domain-containing protein — protein sequence MTAPAYAPEFVPASVLPWRRKPAYRGPLIVIPGGRATGRKVAQSVWQPVVAGRPPAAISRESADAARAFQHRLARLPVRPEISLDLERRSVRVDGVARHLTPREFELLAALAAQPGEPVSRDELLKLGTEGRQLGDGSRTVDVHVAHLRDKLGLPGAIATIRGRGYALNPAFRVEVV from the coding sequence ATGACCGCTCCGGCCTATGCCCCTGAATTTGTTCCCGCTTCCGTTTTGCCTTGGCGGCGCAAGCCCGCCTACCGAGGCCCGTTGATCGTCATTCCGGGTGGCCGCGCCACCGGCCGCAAAGTCGCCCAGTCCGTCTGGCAGCCGGTTGTCGCCGGGCGTCCGCCGGCCGCCATTTCCCGCGAGTCCGCCGATGCCGCCCGCGCCTTCCAGCACCGCCTCGCCCGGCTGCCCGTCCGGCCGGAGATCAGCCTTGACCTGGAGCGCCGGTCGGTCCGGGTCGACGGCGTGGCCCGCCACCTGACCCCCCGCGAGTTCGAGTTGTTGGCGGCTTTGGCCGCCCAGCCCGGCGAACCGGTCAGCCGCGACGAACTGCTGAAACTCGGCACGGAAGGCCGTCAGCTGGGCGACGGCAGCCGCACGGTGGACGTGCATGTGGCCCACCTGCGCGACAAGCTTGGACTGCCGGGAGCGATCGCCACCATCCGAGGTCGCGGCTACGCCCTCAACCCCGCCTTCCGCGTCGAAGTGGTCTGA